One Thermus sp. CCB_US3_UF1 DNA window includes the following coding sequences:
- a CDS encoding NuoM family protein produces the protein MVVLAILLPILFGILLLLGLPRVLGLLGAGLGFLLNLYLFLTHPGGVAHGVELPLLPGAGVYWAFGLDGLSALFFLTLGLTVFLGALVARVEGRFLGLALLMEGLLLGLFAARDLVVFYLFFEAALIPALLMLLLYGGAGRVRALYTFLLFTLAGSLPMLAAILAVKVLGGSPTFLLSDLLAHPVKGSAAFWVFLGFALAFAIKTPLFPLHAWLPLFHQENHPSGLADALGTLYKVGVFAFFRFAIPLAPEGFAELQGLLLLLAALGALYGAWVAFSAQDFKTLLAYAGISHMGVAALGVFSGTEEGALGGLYLLAASGIYTGGLFLLAGRLYERVHTLEIGRYRGLAQSAPGLAALALFLFLAMVGLPGLSGFPGEFLTLLGAYQASPWLTALAFLSVIAGAAYALTAFQRVFWERGDKGVKDLAQEEWPFAFLAVAALVLMGVFPGFFLEGLRPLAEAFAQLLGGGA, from the coding sequence GTGGTAGTCTTGGCCATCCTCCTACCCATCCTGTTCGGCATCCTGCTCCTTTTGGGCCTGCCCCGGGTCTTAGGCCTCCTGGGGGCGGGGCTCGGCTTCCTCCTCAACCTCTACCTCTTCCTGACCCACCCGGGAGGGGTGGCCCACGGGGTGGAACTCCCCCTTCTGCCCGGGGCAGGGGTCTACTGGGCCTTCGGCCTGGACGGGCTTTCCGCCCTCTTCTTCCTCACCCTCGGGCTTACGGTCTTCCTGGGGGCCCTGGTGGCCCGGGTGGAGGGGCGGTTCCTGGGCCTGGCCCTCTTGATGGAGGGCCTCCTCCTGGGGCTTTTCGCCGCCAGGGATCTGGTGGTCTTCTACCTCTTCTTTGAGGCGGCCCTGATCCCCGCCCTCCTCATGCTCCTCCTCTACGGGGGGGCGGGACGGGTGCGGGCCCTTTACACCTTCCTCCTCTTCACCCTGGCCGGTTCCTTGCCCATGCTGGCCGCCATCCTGGCGGTGAAGGTCCTGGGGGGAAGCCCCACCTTCCTCCTCTCCGACCTCCTGGCCCACCCGGTGAAGGGGAGTGCGGCCTTCTGGGTCTTCCTGGGCTTCGCCTTGGCCTTTGCCATCAAGACCCCCCTCTTCCCCCTCCACGCCTGGCTGCCCCTCTTCCACCAGGAGAACCACCCCTCCGGCCTGGCGGACGCCCTGGGCACCCTGTACAAGGTGGGGGTTTTCGCCTTCTTCCGCTTCGCCATCCCCCTGGCCCCCGAGGGGTTCGCCGAGCTCCAGGGCCTTCTTCTCCTCCTGGCCGCCCTGGGCGCCTTGTATGGGGCCTGGGTGGCCTTCTCTGCCCAGGACTTCAAGACCCTCCTGGCCTATGCGGGGATCTCCCACATGGGGGTGGCGGCCTTGGGGGTCTTCTCCGGCACCGAGGAAGGGGCCTTGGGCGGGCTTTACCTTCTGGCCGCCAGCGGGATCTACACCGGGGGGCTTTTCCTCCTGGCGGGGAGGCTATACGAGCGGGTGCACACCCTGGAGATAGGCCGCTACCGGGGCCTGGCCCAAAGCGCCCCGGGCCTCGCCGCCCTGGCCCTCTTCCTCTTTCTGGCCATGGTGGGCCTGCCGGGGCTTTCCGGCTTCCCTGGGGAGTTCCTCACCCTGCTTGGGGCCTACCAGGCCAGCCCCTGGCTTACCGCCTTGGCCTTCCTCTCGGTGATCGCCGGGGCCGCCTACGCCCTCACCGCCTTCCAAAGGGTCTTCTGGGAAAGGGGGGACAAGGGGGTAAAGGACCTGGCCCAGGAGGAATGGCCCTTCGCCTTCCTGGCGGTGGCCGCCTTGGTCCTCATGGGGGTCTTCCCCGGCTTCTTCTTAGAAGGCCTTAGGCCCTTGGCGGAGGCCTTCGCCCAGCTCCTTGGAGGTGGCGCATGA
- a CDS encoding NADH-quinone oxidoreductase subunit N: MTLLVLALFSVVLTLLGFFVSVGIFKRLTLLGLSLGVLALLATWGRAEAFGPYQVDGVSRAFTLLALLGGLWTVGLVRTRRFEFYLLVLYAVTGMHLLASTKNLILMLVALEALSLPLYALATWRRGEGLEAALKYFLLGALAAAFFLYGTALHYGATGSLLAGTPGEGPLYALALGLLLVGLGFKVALAPFHFWTPDVYQGSPTPVVLFMATGVKAAAFAALLRVAAPGAPEALGLLIALSVLVGNLAALAQKEAKRLLAYSSIAHAGYMALALYTGNAQALGFYLLTYVLATGLAFAVLSELSPDRIPLEGLRGLFHRDPLLGLALLVAALSLLGLPPLAGFWGKYLVFTEAAKAGQWGLLVLALLTSAVSAYYYLGLGLAVFQKGEAATAPRPLARGVAFLVALFLLLLGLFPGALLPAFALGG, encoded by the coding sequence ATGACCCTCCTGGTCCTGGCCCTCTTTTCCGTGGTCCTGACCCTTCTGGGTTTCTTTGTATCCGTTGGGATTTTCAAACGGCTCACCCTCCTGGGGCTTTCCCTGGGGGTCCTGGCCCTCCTCGCCACCTGGGGACGGGCCGAGGCCTTCGGGCCCTACCAGGTGGACGGGGTGAGCCGGGCCTTTACCCTGCTGGCCCTCCTGGGGGGGCTCTGGACGGTGGGCTTGGTGCGCACCCGGCGGTTTGAGTTCTACCTCCTGGTGCTCTACGCCGTCACCGGGATGCACCTTTTGGCCTCCACCAAGAACCTGATCCTGATGCTGGTGGCCCTCGAGGCCCTCTCCCTACCCCTTTATGCCCTAGCCACCTGGCGGCGGGGGGAAGGCTTGGAGGCCGCCCTCAAGTACTTCCTCCTAGGGGCGTTGGCCGCGGCCTTCTTCCTCTATGGCACCGCCCTCCACTACGGGGCCACGGGCAGCCTCCTGGCCGGCACCCCTGGGGAGGGCCCCCTCTACGCCCTGGCCTTAGGCCTCCTCCTGGTGGGCCTGGGCTTCAAGGTGGCCCTGGCCCCCTTCCACTTCTGGACCCCCGACGTCTACCAGGGTAGCCCCACCCCGGTGGTCCTCTTCATGGCCACGGGGGTGAAGGCCGCGGCCTTCGCCGCCCTCCTAAGGGTGGCCGCCCCAGGGGCCCCTGAGGCCTTGGGCCTTCTCATCGCCCTCTCGGTCTTGGTGGGCAACCTGGCGGCTTTGGCCCAGAAGGAGGCCAAGCGGCTTCTGGCCTACTCCTCCATCGCCCATGCAGGGTACATGGCCCTGGCCCTCTACACGGGGAACGCCCAGGCCTTGGGCTTCTACCTCCTCACCTATGTCCTGGCCACCGGGCTCGCCTTCGCCGTCCTCTCCGAGCTCTCCCCCGACCGGATACCCCTGGAGGGCCTCCGAGGCCTCTTCCACCGCGACCCCCTCCTGGGCCTGGCCCTCCTGGTGGCCGCCCTCTCCCTCCTGGGCCTGCCGCCTTTGGCCGGCTTCTGGGGGAAGTATCTGGTCTTCACCGAGGCGGCCAAGGCCGGGCAGTGGGGGCTTCTGGTCCTGGCCCTCCTCACCAGCGCGGTGAGCGCTTACTACTACCTGGGCCTGGGCCTGGCCGTCTTCCAAAAGGGGGAGGCGGCCACCGCACCTCGGCCCCTGGCCCGGGGCGTGGCCTTCCTGGTAGCCCTCTTCCTCCTCCTCCTGGGCCTTTTCCCGGGGGCCCTCCTCCCCGCCTTCGCCCTGGGAGGCTAG